A genomic window from Silene latifolia isolate original U9 population chromosome Y, ASM4854445v1, whole genome shotgun sequence includes:
- the LOC141634331 gene encoding protein unc-13 homolog, with amino-acid sequence MGLHTRHESHPLPSSSRHVGTTSCITSMNISSLLSPRASASPQCPAELEPDPDLSWPFGKLDGVDKHDIRETAYEVFFTSCRSSPGFGGRNALAFYSSHDHHNNNGDNNNNGPTSPGSPGSGRGTGVGMVTNSRIKRALGLRTLKRVPSRRSSLGGGVGLGSSLSNTGGGPSSPNSNYGHAFGHIGHSHGGGSPGISFTVPSRTARRPLTSAEIMRVQMKVTEQSDNRLRKTLMRTLVGQMGRRAETIILPLELLRHLKPSEFRDHPEYHFWQKRQLKILETGLILNPSIPLEQPNISVNKLRDIMKANEDKPIDTSKNSETMKQLCNCILSLAWRGANGNATDVCHWADGYPLNLHLYVALLQSIFDHKDETAVLDEVDELMELMKKTWTTLGINRSIHNVCFIYVLFQQYVLTGQTEQDLLCATLTLLVEVAIDARRSSERDSIYVKNLASVLRSIIGWSEKKMLSYHDAFPKGNTGIMENLLPLVLQARKILDEDVSATIAARQDEGEEKTNTLEPSGDRVEFYIRSSVRTAFTKMAESMNIASMQLEGEKEVSEALIVLAQGTEELAAKEKESYSNTLKRWHSVSAAIASVTLHSCYGAVLQRYLTGISMLSTETINVLYRAGRLEKILVQMIVEDTVECEDGGKSIVREMVPYEVDSVIIRLLRKWIEERLRKGKDCVQRAKETETWNPKSKAEPFAHSAVELMKIAKQTIDEFFEIPIGLSDDLVQNLADGLERVIREYSSFVASCGTKQSYVPTLPPLTRCSRDSKFAKLWKRAGCNVGMNDLHHYMAALEGHHARPSTSRGTQRLYIRLNTLHYLLSHLNSLDKALALSPRVNPTTQKRYPNTRRNLGTSTSYFELARASMQGAIQHIAEVSAYRLIFLDSNSVLYESLYVFNVSNSRVRPALRILKQNLTLLGAILIDHAQPLAVKEVMKAAFEAYLMVLLAGGSTRTYCRSDFDMLSEDFESLKRVFCTSGVGLIAEEDVEKEAEVVQGIVQLMGQSTEQLVEDFSIVACEKSGFGMNAAGKKLPMPPTTGRWNRSDPNTILRVLCHRNDRGANLFLKRTFQLPKRR; translated from the exons ATGGGCCTTCATACTCGCCATGAATCCCACCCTCTTCCATCTTCATCCCGTCACGTAGGGACGACATCATGCATTACAAGCATGAACATATCATCCTTGCTATCGCCACGAGCAAGTGCATCTCCTCAATGTCCTGCTGAGCTAGAGCCAGATCCGGATTTGTCGTGGCCGTTTGGGAAGCTAGACGGGGTTGACAAGCATGACATTAGGGAGACCGCGTATGAGGTGTTCTTTACTTCGTGTCGATCCTCCCCTGGATTTGGTGGAAGAAACGCTTTGGCATTTTATTCTTCACATgatcatcataataataatggCGATAACAACAATAATGGTCCTACCTCGCCCGGATCGCCAGGGTCAGGGCGAGGTACTGGTGTCGGGATGGTGACAAATAGTAGGATTAAAAGAGCTTTGGGGTTGAGGACTTTAAAGCGAGTCCCGTCTAGAAGGTCTTCCCTTGGTGGGGGTGTGGGATTGGGGTCGTCATTGTCTAACACGGGGGGTGGACCATCATCACCTAATTCAAATTACGGGCATGCATTCGGGCATATTGGACACTCGCACGGTGGGGGAAGCCCTGGTATTTCTTTCACCGTACCTAGCCGTACTGCCCGCCGGCCACTAACTTCAGCAGAAATTATGAGGGTGCAGATGAAGGTGACAGAGCAGAGTGATAATAGACTCCGCAAGACGCTTATGAGAACTCTTGTTGGACAA ATGGGAAGACGAGCAGAGACGATAATCTTGCCTCTTGAGCTTCTCCGTCACCTTAAACCATCTGAATTCCGCGACCATCCTGAGTACCACTTCTGGCAAAAGCGGCAGCTAAAGATCCTCGAAACCGGTTTAATTCTTAACCCATCAATCCCACTTGAGCAACCAAACATTTCAGTTAACAAGCTAAGGGATATTATGAAGGCGAATGAAGACAAACCTATCGACACTAGCAAAAATTCCGAGACAATGAAGCAACTTTGCAACTGCATCCTCTCACTTGCTTGGCGTGGGGCCAATGGCAATGCCACTGATGTTTGCCATTGGGCAGATGGATACCCTTTAAACTTACACCTTTATGTGGCCTTGCTTCAATCCATTTTTGACCATAAGGATGAAACCGCGGTCTTAGATGAGGTAGATGAGCTTATGGAACTAATGAAAAAAACGTGGACTACTCTCGGAATCAACAGGTCAATCCACAATGTGTGCTTTATATATGTCCTATTCCAGCAGTATGTTCTCACAGGGCAGACAGAGCAAGACCTTTTATGCGCCACCTTGACTTTATTAGTCGAGGTGGCGATTGATGCTAGAAGATCAAGTGAGCGTGACTCGATCTATGTTAAGAATTTGGCTTCAGTATTGAGATCAATCATTGGTTGGTCTGAAAAGAAAATGTTGAGTTACCATGACGCATTTCCCAAGGGTAACACCGGGATAATGGAAAATTTACTTCCTTTGGTCTTACAAGCAAGGAAGATATTGGACGAGGACGTCTCTGCCACTATTGCGGCTAGACAAGATGAAGGAGAAGAGAAGACAAATACCCTCGAACCAAGTGGTGATCGGGTTGAGTTTTATATTCGTTCCTCTGTGCGGACTGCATTCACAAAG ATGGCAGAAAGTATGAACATAGCCAGTATGCAACTCGAAGGAGAAAAGGAGGTGAGTGAAGCCCTTATAGTTCTAGCACAAGGCACAGAAGAATTGGCTGCAAAAGAGAAAGAAAGTTATAGCAACACCTTGAAGAGGTGGCACTCAGTATCAGCCGCAATTGCATCTGTTACATTACACAGTTGTTACGGAGCCGTGTTGCAGCGATATTTGACTGGAATTTCCATGTTGTCAACTGAGACCATTAATGTTCTCTATAGAGCCGGAAGGCTCGAGAAGATTTTAGTGCAAATGATTGTTGAGGATACTGTTGAATGTGAAGATGGAGGTAAATCAATTGTTAGAGAAATGGTACCTTATGAAGTTGACTCTGTCATCATAAGGCTTTTAAGGAAGTGGATTGAGGAGAGGCTAAGAAAGGGAAAAGATTGTGTTCAAAGAGCTAAAGAAACTGAA ACATGGAACCCTAAGTCAAAAGCAGAACCATTTGCACATTCTGCCGTGGAGCTTATGAAGATAGCTAAACAAACAATTGATGAATTCTTTGAGATTCCTATAGGATTGTCGGACGATTTAGTCCAAAATCTCGCTGATGGTCTAGAGCGTGTCATCCGAGAATATTCTAGCTTTGTGGCTTCATGTG GTACAAAACAAAGCTATGTTCCCACACTCCCCCCTTTAACAAGATGCAGCCGGGATTCGAAGTTTGCAAAACTTTGGAAAAGAGCCGGTTGCAATGTTGGCATGAACGACTTGCACCATTATATGGCAGCTCTTGAAGGGCACCATGCGCGCCCTTCAACAAGTCGTGGGACCCAGCGCCTTTACATCCGTCTGAACACCTTACACTATCTCCTCTCTCATCTCAACTCCCTTGACAAAGCCCTCGCCCTATCCCCACGTGTCAACCCTACCACCCAAAAACGATACCCGAACACTCGCAGGAACCTTGGAACTTCCACCTCCTACTTCGAGCTGGCGCGTGCGTCAATGCAAGGCGCCATCCAGCACATTGCTGAAGTGTCAGCCTACCGGTTGATCTTCCTAGATTCAAATTCGGTTCTCTACGAAAGCCTTTATGTGTTTAATGTCTCCAACTCAAGGGTTAGACCGGCTCTACGTATCCTTAAACAAAATCTCACATTATTAGGAGCCATTTTAATTGACCATGCCCAACCACTTGCTGTCAAGGAGGTAATGAAGGCCGCATTTGAAGCCTATCTAATGGTATTGCTAGCAGGAGGGAGTACCCGAACCTATTGCAGGTCAGATTTCGATATGCTTTCAGAAGATTTCGAGAGCCTGAAGCGGGTTTTTTGCACGAGCGGGGTAGGGCTTATAGCTGAGGAAGATGTGGAAAAGGAGGCAGAAGTGGTACAAGGGATAGTACAGTTGATGGGACAATCCACCGAGCAGCTCGTTGAGGACTTCAGCATTGTGGCTTGTGAGAAGAGCGGGTTTGGAATGAATGCAGCGGGGAAGAAACTCCCCATGCCGCCCACTACTGGACGTTGGAATCGTTCCGACCCCAACACCATTCTCAGAGTATTATGTCATAGAAATGATAGAGGAGCCAACCTTTTCTTAAAGAGGACATTTCAACTTCCAAAAAGGAGATGA